From Candidatus Rokuibacteriota bacterium, one genomic window encodes:
- a CDS encoding type II toxin-antitoxin system RelE/ParE family toxin, with the protein MRLRIRRRAKKELLDIDDDATFFAVVRAILDLEANPRPRGYDKVEGQENIYRIWVGRDWRVLYSINAERNQVIIEAIRKKDERTYR; encoded by the coding sequence GTGAGACTCCGGATCCGGCGGCGAGCGAAGAAGGAGCTGCTGGACATCGATGATGATGCTACCTTCTTCGCGGTCGTTCGGGCCATCCTGGACCTAGAGGCGAACCCCAGACCTCGCGGCTATGACAAAGTCGAGGGGCAGGAGAATATCTATCGGATCTGGGTGGGCCGGGACTGGCGCGTTCTCTACTCCATCAATGCGGAGCGCAACCAAGTGATCATTGAAGCCATAAGGAAGAAGGACGAGAGGACTTACCGTTAG
- a CDS encoding acetate--CoA ligase family protein has protein sequence MSAQAHPAIAQALREGRAVLTEPEAAQVLAAYGIRQPREAVATTEADAVEAARRLGFPVVLKLCSPDVLHKTEAGGVKLGLGDADQVRRAFEELRAIAAARGARFSGVLVQEQVAGDVEVIVGARHDPTFGPVVLVGLGGVLAELLKDTALRLAPVSPDAARRMLAELSGYQLLTGFRGRPAVDLDALAGLIATVSRLASELPLAELDLNPVILKAGGRGAVAVDRRLILRDPAPEAVSQAPGDAREAVRRLLSPSSVAVVGASRDLAKVGGRLINFLTRHDYPGKIFAVNPRGEAIGPIPTVKSVQELPEPVDLACIVVPAEACEETIRACGARGVSSAIIFTSGFAEAGNDAAERRLVEAGRAAGVRFCGPNCLGVLNPEARFFASFSGALNMPPLAGGEIAYVSQSGALGGSFLTRLWDRGIAVSRFVSVGNQADLDMADYVDALVDDPAAKVIVLFLEGVVDGRKLCRALARAREAGKPVVVYKAGRTREGAAAIRSHTGALAGDDAVYSAALRQSGALRVADMSALFEAAVALAWQPPPRGPRVGIISTSGGACGILADECHRYGFEVPELPEATRKRVEAEIPGFGVSRNPIDVTAQMLARPSMFRSTLGILAEEPGIDAILLMLTTLTDPLAEQVAEDVAAAVRGLTKPVLMGWIVTPSLARKGMARIIEAKIPLYDSPERVVLALHALAEWQRGRA, from the coding sequence ATGAGCGCTCAGGCTCATCCGGCCATCGCGCAGGCACTTCGGGAGGGACGCGCGGTCCTGACCGAACCTGAGGCGGCCCAGGTCCTCGCGGCCTACGGGATCCGCCAGCCGCGCGAGGCCGTCGCGACCACGGAGGCGGATGCGGTAGAAGCGGCCCGCCGCCTGGGCTTCCCTGTTGTGCTCAAGCTCTGCTCGCCCGATGTGCTCCACAAGACCGAGGCGGGGGGCGTCAAGCTGGGCCTCGGCGATGCCGACCAGGTGCGCCGGGCCTTCGAGGAGCTGAGGGCGATCGCGGCTGCCAGAGGCGCCCGCTTCTCGGGTGTGCTGGTGCAGGAGCAGGTGGCGGGGGACGTGGAGGTGATCGTCGGCGCGCGCCACGATCCGACGTTCGGGCCTGTGGTCCTGGTGGGCCTCGGAGGAGTTCTCGCCGAGCTTCTGAAGGACACGGCGCTCCGCCTCGCCCCGGTCTCCCCGGACGCGGCTCGCCGGATGCTCGCCGAGCTCAGCGGCTACCAGCTCCTGACTGGCTTCCGCGGCAGGCCCGCGGTGGACCTCGATGCTCTCGCCGGCCTCATCGCTACGGTGAGCCGCCTCGCCTCAGAGCTTCCCCTCGCCGAGCTCGACTTGAACCCGGTCATCCTCAAGGCGGGCGGTCGCGGCGCTGTCGCGGTTGATCGGCGCCTCATTCTGAGGGATCCGGCCCCTGAGGCAGTTTCGCAAGCCCCCGGCGATGCGCGCGAAGCTGTCCGGCGGCTTCTGAGCCCGTCCTCGGTCGCCGTGGTCGGCGCTAGCCGCGACCTCGCCAAGGTCGGCGGGAGACTGATCAACTTTCTGACGCGGCACGACTACCCCGGCAAGATCTTCGCCGTGAACCCTCGCGGCGAGGCCATCGGTCCCATCCCCACGGTGAAATCGGTCCAGGAGCTTCCCGAGCCCGTGGACCTCGCGTGCATCGTCGTGCCCGCCGAGGCGTGCGAGGAGACGATTCGCGCGTGCGGCGCCAGGGGAGTGAGCTCGGCGATCATCTTTACCTCGGGCTTCGCCGAGGCGGGGAACGACGCGGCCGAGCGCCGTCTCGTGGAGGCAGGCCGCGCCGCGGGCGTCCGCTTCTGCGGCCCGAACTGCCTGGGGGTCCTGAACCCCGAGGCCCGCTTCTTCGCCTCCTTCAGCGGCGCGCTCAATATGCCGCCGCTCGCCGGCGGCGAGATCGCCTACGTCTCCCAGAGCGGCGCCCTCGGCGGCTCCTTCCTGACCCGGCTCTGGGACCGCGGGATCGCGGTGAGCCGCTTCGTCTCCGTCGGGAACCAGGCCGACCTCGACATGGCCGATTACGTGGACGCGCTGGTGGACGACCCCGCCGCGAAGGTGATCGTGCTCTTCCTCGAAGGCGTCGTCGACGGCCGAAAGCTCTGTCGGGCCCTCGCGCGTGCGCGCGAAGCCGGGAAGCCCGTGGTCGTCTACAAGGCCGGACGGACCCGGGAGGGCGCGGCCGCGATCCGCTCCCACACCGGCGCCCTCGCCGGCGACGACGCCGTCTACAGCGCCGCGCTCCGCCAGTCGGGAGCGCTGCGCGTCGCCGACATGTCCGCGCTCTTCGAGGCCGCCGTCGCGCTGGCGTGGCAGCCGCCGCCCCGGGGCCCGCGCGTGGGGATCATCTCCACCTCGGGCGGGGCGTGCGGGATCCTGGCCGACGAGTGCCACCGCTACGGCTTCGAGGTCCCCGAACTGCCCGAAGCCACGCGCAAGCGCGTCGAGGCCGAGATCCCGGGCTTCGGCGTCTCGCGCAACCCGATCGACGTCACGGCCCAGATGCTGGCGCGCCCCTCCATGTTCCGCAGTACGCTGGGCATTCTCGCCGAGGAGCCCGGGATCGACGCCATCCTCCTGATGCTGACCACGCTCACCGACCCCCTCGCCGAGCAGGTCGCCGAGGACGTGGCCGCCGCCGTCAGGGGCCTCACCAAGCCCGTCCTCATGGGCTGGATCGTGACCCCCTCGCTCGCGAGGAAGGGGATGGCCAGGATCATCGAGGCGAAGATCCCCCTCTACGACAGCCCCGAGCGCGTCGTCCTGGCCCTCCACGCCCTCGCCGAGTGGCAGCGCGGCCGAGCGTAG